The following are from one region of the Mesotoga sp. UBA6090 genome:
- a CDS encoding NifB/NifX family molybdenum-iron cluster-binding protein has translation MKIAIPTIDNNGLKSRISEHFGHSPFFAFVTVENNEIVSHEIETNPFEQHEPGEIPGYVKSKGADVIITRGMGGRARQFFETLGVHAITGASGTVEELVRTYIEGELSSVEYEPEDRGKFHEH, from the coding sequence GTGAAAATCGCTATTCCAACAATTGATAATAACGGTCTCAAATCCAGGATTTCGGAGCATTTCGGTCATTCTCCGTTCTTTGCATTCGTAACTGTTGAGAACAACGAGATTGTCTCTCACGAAATCGAAACAAACCCTTTTGAACAGCACGAGCCGGGCGAGATTCCAGGTTACGTGAAGAGTAAAGGCGCCGATGTGATAATAACAAGAGGAATGGGCGGCCGGGCAAGACAGTTCTTCGAAACTCTGGGCGTACATGCCATTACCGGTGCCAGTGGGACCGTCGAAGAGCTAGTAAGAACCTACATTGAAGGCGAACTTTCCAGTGTTGAATACGAGCCCGAAGACCGCGGAAAGTTCCACGAACACTAG
- a CDS encoding PadR family transcriptional regulator, producing MRNMRGRRMGMGRSWIELYLLLLIAEKPAHGYELSSRINDFEIPIFGVGQMGSLYRVLSSLEEMGLITSEWDTENTGPAKKNYKITTAGLEYLKASEIKIKRFRENVDKFLARLNDLNKI from the coding sequence ATGAGAAATATGAGGGGAAGACGGATGGGAATGGGCAGGTCATGGATCGAGCTGTATCTGCTTCTTCTTATCGCCGAAAAACCCGCTCATGGTTATGAGCTTTCCTCCAGGATCAACGACTTCGAGATCCCGATCTTCGGTGTCGGTCAGATGGGAAGTCTTTATCGTGTGCTGAGCAGTCTAGAAGAGATGGGGCTTATAACCTCCGAATGGGACACAGAGAACACAGGCCCGGCAAAGAAGAACTACAAGATTACGACGGCCGGCCTCGAATACCTGAAAGCATCGGAGATCAAAATAAAGAGATTCAGGGAGAACGTCGACAAGTTTCTGGCAAGGCTGAACGACCTGAACAAAATATAA
- a CDS encoding 1-aminocyclopropane-1-carboxylate deaminase/D-cysteine desulfhydrase produces MKERVGGENLKLKFINGITPVNRLEWIEEYLDLPFELFCKHDELTGFITSGNKIRKLEYLLKDALEKKADTVFTCGGIQSNHCRATAMAARSLGMQPVLFLRGRPMEIPQGNVLLDTMVGSDIHYVTKEEYSRIDEIFATKKEEYEKKGRRVYLIPEGGSNALGARGYVDAVKELSGQINLDHVEAVFTAVGSAGTYAGILAGLRTLGYNTRVIGINVTKDPSTLFVEKTKRLIGEMKEYGIDVSIDDGEIEIVDDFSGPAYAVPSEEDTELIKSLARERAFFLDPVYTAKAFRGMLQISKERFAGKRVVFIHTGGLFKLFDNPAAYIE; encoded by the coding sequence ATGAAAGAAAGAGTAGGGGGTGAGAACTTGAAACTGAAGTTCATTAACGGTATTACGCCCGTGAACAGGCTTGAATGGATCGAAGAGTACCTGGATCTTCCATTCGAACTCTTCTGCAAGCATGATGAGTTGACCGGCTTCATCACGAGCGGAAACAAGATCAGGAAGCTCGAGTATCTTCTAAAAGATGCTCTGGAAAAGAAAGCAGATACGGTTTTCACCTGCGGGGGCATTCAGTCGAATCACTGCAGGGCGACTGCGATGGCGGCGAGATCGCTTGGAATGCAGCCGGTTCTCTTCCTCAGGGGAAGGCCGATGGAGATTCCTCAAGGGAACGTCCTTCTAGATACCATGGTGGGAAGTGACATCCATTATGTGACCAAGGAGGAGTACTCGAGAATAGATGAGATCTTCGCCACAAAAAAGGAAGAATACGAGAAAAAGGGCAGGAGAGTCTACCTGATCCCCGAGGGCGGCTCAAACGCGCTTGGCGCAAGGGGATATGTGGATGCCGTCAAAGAGCTCTCGGGCCAGATAAATCTCGATCATGTTGAAGCCGTCTTCACAGCGGTCGGCAGCGCTGGAACCTATGCGGGAATTCTGGCTGGACTCAGGACGCTAGGTTATAACACCCGAGTCATAGGGATTAACGTAACGAAGGATCCTTCCACGCTCTTCGTGGAAAAGACAAAGAGACTGATCGGGGAAATGAAGGAGTACGGAATAGATGTATCGATAGACGACGGAGAGATCGAGATAGTCGACGACTTCTCGGGACCCGCTTATGCCGTGCCTTCGGAAGAGGATACAGAGCTTATCAAGAGTCTTGCGAGGGAGCGAGCCTTCTTCCTTGACCCCGTCTATACGGCAAAGGCCTTCAGAGGAATGCTTCAGATCTCAAAGGAAAGATTCGCGGGAAAGAGAGTCGTTTTTATTCACACTGGCGGGCTGTTCAAGCTGTTCGACAATCCGGCTGCTTACATAGAGTAA
- a CDS encoding M48 family metallopeptidase → MTSFETIFLLVVYVIAFFELFLLSLNYRNAKLSKVSLPDNLRDVFNEDLIEKSVEYTRAKGIITMVSFVVNLIALSMGIFWVFRAIESFSTKLAEGFAIRGLIFFTLIAAISFAISLPFSIYSTFVLENRYGFNRTTPKTFIVDKLKGLLLVAAIGIPLMYLALLAIDSFTYWWVYLLIGVIAFELLTQLIFPTIILPLFYKLKPLEDEDLMKRIGAIAERSGFAVKSILVMDASRKTGHTNAFFTGIGRAKRIVLYDSLLEKHSPEEIEAIFAHEAGHFKRKHILKGMFLSNAVTVFAVFLLWLIVESDTVTGIFGISEKYTILLYAGIFLSSIFTVLGWIDSFISRKWEFEAGRYAAQITGNPQPMIRALKNLSVSNLSNLSPHPLYAALYYSHPPSWERIEKLNGIVSNIDERKSRG, encoded by the coding sequence ATGACTAGCTTTGAGACAATCTTTCTTCTCGTTGTCTATGTAATCGCTTTCTTCGAGCTCTTTTTGTTGTCCCTCAACTATAGAAATGCGAAGCTTTCTAAGGTCTCACTTCCAGATAACTTGCGAGATGTCTTCAACGAAGATCTCATCGAAAAGTCTGTGGAATATACGAGAGCCAAGGGAATTATTACTATGGTCTCTTTTGTCGTGAATCTTATAGCACTGAGTATGGGGATCTTCTGGGTATTCAGGGCAATCGAATCTTTTTCGACGAAATTGGCGGAGGGTTTTGCGATTCGCGGCCTCATCTTTTTCACCTTGATCGCCGCGATTTCCTTCGCAATCTCTCTCCCCTTTTCGATTTACTCGACATTCGTTTTGGAGAACAGATATGGCTTCAATCGGACGACACCAAAAACGTTTATTGTAGATAAATTGAAAGGGCTGCTTCTGGTTGCGGCAATCGGAATTCCGCTCATGTATCTTGCGCTTCTCGCTATCGACTCGTTCACGTACTGGTGGGTCTACTTGCTTATCGGAGTAATTGCATTTGAGTTGCTCACCCAGCTGATCTTCCCTACAATCATTCTTCCTCTCTTCTACAAGCTGAAGCCTCTAGAAGATGAGGACCTTATGAAAAGGATTGGAGCGATTGCCGAGAGATCTGGTTTCGCCGTCAAGTCGATCCTCGTTATGGATGCATCGAGAAAAACCGGCCACACGAATGCCTTTTTCACGGGCATCGGAAGGGCAAAGAGAATTGTTCTGTACGACAGCCTCCTCGAGAAGCATTCTCCTGAAGAGATAGAGGCGATCTTCGCCCATGAGGCCGGTCACTTCAAGCGTAAACACATACTCAAGGGGATGTTCTTATCTAACGCGGTTACGGTTTTCGCCGTATTTCTTCTATGGCTGATCGTCGAAAGCGACACCGTTACCGGTATCTTCGGAATCTCAGAGAAATACACGATTCTGCTTTATGCGGGGATCTTCCTGTCTTCTATCTTCACGGTCCTTGGCTGGATAGACTCGTTCATAAGCAGGAAGTGGGAATTTGAGGCCGGCAGGTATGCGGCGCAGATTACCGGTAATCCACAACCGATGATAAGAGCTTTGAAGAACCTATCTGTATCTAATTTGTCTAACCTCAGCCCGCATCCTTTGTATGCAGCACTATATTACTCGCATCCGCCATCTTGGGAGCGAATTGAAAAGCTGAACGGAATAGTCTCTAATATAGATGAAAGAAAGAGTAGGGGGTGA
- a CDS encoding mechanosensitive ion channel family protein — MVDIFAGWFSALGINETFDIVLANIAVGIIMFAVAFLSKLIFEKVLIKPIELIVRRSAFKWDDLLVKHKLLNKIALMIPAIVIALFAPAFPSISDVIYRLVTTYLIFIAAVVIDAFLDVFTSAYQSLETSRDTPIKSYMTVVKLMVYIIAGVIAVSVLTGISPWGILSGIGAMTAVLLVVFRDSLLGLVASIQISKNNLVSIGDWIEVPRYQADGDVIDITLTTIRIQNWDKTITTVPSYAIISESFKNWKGMFQAGGRRIKRSVFIDTSSVRFLDDELYDRLYKIQILRPYLESRKKEIEEFNRRNEVDVTEPVNGRRMTNIGTFRAYLTAYLRNHPGTNKDLIMMVRQLQPTDTGLPLEIYAFSRDTSWVNYESLQSDIFDHIFATLPHFDLRIFQNPSGNDLRAMGDLLVGKRQGHEQDNSEELSTESRQLNAEQDT; from the coding sequence GTGGTAGACATCTTTGCCGGGTGGTTTTCAGCACTGGGAATTAATGAGACTTTCGACATAGTTCTGGCCAACATCGCGGTCGGGATAATCATGTTTGCGGTGGCCTTTCTCTCCAAGCTCATCTTCGAGAAGGTTCTAATAAAGCCTATAGAGCTTATAGTGAGGAGGTCTGCATTCAAGTGGGACGATCTTCTTGTCAAGCACAAACTGCTCAACAAGATTGCCCTTATGATACCTGCCATAGTAATCGCTCTATTCGCTCCTGCATTCCCCTCGATAAGTGACGTGATCTACCGGCTGGTTACAACGTATCTGATATTCATTGCGGCTGTCGTCATTGACGCCTTCCTCGACGTCTTCACAAGCGCCTACCAGTCTCTCGAAACCTCCAGAGATACGCCGATAAAGAGCTATATGACCGTGGTGAAACTAATGGTGTATATCATAGCCGGTGTCATTGCGGTATCCGTACTGACCGGAATCTCTCCATGGGGTATTCTGAGTGGGATCGGAGCAATGACGGCCGTTCTTCTGGTAGTGTTCAGAGATTCGCTGCTGGGACTGGTCGCCAGCATCCAGATTTCTAAGAACAACCTTGTGAGCATCGGGGACTGGATAGAGGTTCCGAGATACCAGGCCGATGGCGATGTGATCGACATTACCCTTACGACGATAAGAATTCAGAACTGGGACAAGACGATAACTACAGTCCCTTCTTACGCTATAATTTCCGAATCTTTCAAGAACTGGAAGGGGATGTTTCAGGCCGGCGGAAGGCGAATCAAGAGATCCGTCTTCATTGACACCTCTTCCGTCCGCTTTCTAGATGACGAACTTTATGATCGGCTGTACAAGATCCAGATTCTAAGACCTTATCTCGAAAGCAGAAAGAAAGAGATCGAGGAGTTCAACAGAAGGAACGAAGTAGACGTAACCGAACCGGTAAACGGCAGAAGGATGACGAACATCGGGACTTTCAGGGCATACCTGACCGCTTACCTCAGGAATCATCCCGGGACGAACAAAGACCTTATCATGATGGTCAGACAGTTGCAACCGACCGATACCGGCCTCCCTCTGGAGATATACGCCTTTAGCAGGGACACATCATGGGTTAACTACGAATCTCTGCAGTCCGACATTTTTGATCACATCTTTGCCACATTGCCCCACTTCGACTTGAGGATATTCCAGAATCCTTCGGGAAACGACCTGAGGGCGATGGGAGATCTTCTTGTTGGCAAGAGGCAAGGGCATGAACAGGATAACTCGGAGGAGCTCTCTACGGAAAGCCGACAGCTGAACGCCGAACAGGATACCTGA
- a CDS encoding ABC transporter permease gives MTEKKSRVISWIVLGIFLLAFILIISNMALWESFLRWLFPGEKQVLHPRRTLLELVAEHLWMVIVSSGLATIIGISVGVLVTRPMGRQYLPLVSNLSSLGQTFPPVAVLALAVPLLGFGFKPTVAALLLYGLLPILRNTITGIENIPSEVREAAYGMGMSSWQVLFKIELPLALKVIMSGIRISVVINIGTATVGATIGAGGLGSPIIAGLVAENPAFVLEGAIPAALLAFSADALLGNIEKTISTA, from the coding sequence GTGACAGAGAAGAAGAGTAGAGTCATTTCCTGGATAGTTCTTGGGATATTTCTTCTGGCGTTCATTCTGATCATATCCAACATGGCTCTCTGGGAGAGCTTTCTAAGATGGCTCTTTCCCGGAGAGAAGCAGGTTCTTCATCCAAGAAGGACTTTGTTGGAGCTAGTGGCCGAACATCTCTGGATGGTCATCGTCTCAAGCGGACTTGCCACGATTATCGGCATCTCGGTAGGAGTGCTGGTAACACGTCCGATGGGTAGGCAGTACTTGCCTCTCGTTTCCAATCTTAGCTCTCTCGGACAGACCTTCCCTCCCGTTGCGGTGCTCGCCCTTGCGGTTCCTCTTCTCGGATTCGGGTTCAAGCCTACGGTTGCGGCTCTGCTCCTGTATGGACTTCTACCTATCTTAAGGAACACGATAACCGGCATCGAGAATATCCCCTCCGAAGTGCGTGAAGCTGCATACGGAATGGGGATGTCTTCCTGGCAGGTTCTCTTCAAGATCGAGCTTCCTCTCGCGCTAAAGGTTATTATGTCGGGAATTCGGATATCTGTTGTTATCAATATCGGGACGGCGACTGTGGGGGCAACCATTGGGGCCGGTGGCCTCGGGTCGCCTATCATTGCGGGGCTTGTCGCGGAGAACCCCGCCTTTGTTCTTGAAGGAGCCATTCCGGCGGCACTTCTTGCATTTTCGGCCGATGCGTTACTCGGAAATATAGAGAAAACGATTTCTACGGCGTAG
- a CDS encoding ABC transporter ATP-binding protein: MIRFEKVTKEYDEETVAVKDITFEIPSRELTVLIGPSGCGKTTTLKMINRIIRPTAGRILIDGSDVTEMDIRQLRRGIGYVIQNVGLFPHMSVKDNIATVPKLLKWERSKIDRRIAELLELVGLEPKSYAKKLPKELSGGEAQRVGVARALAADPPIILMDEPFGAVDPLTRVRLQDEFARIQEELHKTIVFVTHDIDEAIRLADKIAVMKGGRILQFDTPEEILARPVEKFVHDFMGSDRALKRLSRIPVLEYIEKSETIDVNGGWEQLGVTKEEFVWALDEKKKLIGWVDVSHSSRELPLREALTEMLEEEILSPDSSVKEALSRMLESGTMALPVVERSGRFLGQISLSRIQELTKSDREEE; the protein is encoded by the coding sequence ATGATTAGATTCGAGAAAGTTACAAAAGAATACGATGAAGAGACCGTAGCTGTAAAAGATATCACGTTCGAGATTCCTTCGAGAGAACTTACAGTTCTCATCGGGCCGTCTGGATGCGGGAAGACAACGACTCTCAAGATGATAAACCGTATAATCAGACCGACTGCCGGAAGGATTCTGATAGACGGAAGCGATGTAACTGAGATGGATATTAGGCAGCTCAGGAGAGGAATAGGTTACGTTATCCAGAACGTGGGGCTGTTTCCGCATATGTCCGTGAAGGACAACATCGCGACCGTGCCGAAACTGCTGAAGTGGGAGAGATCGAAGATAGATAGAAGAATCGCTGAACTGCTTGAGCTTGTAGGGCTTGAGCCGAAATCTTATGCAAAGAAACTCCCAAAGGAACTCTCAGGCGGCGAGGCCCAGAGGGTAGGGGTTGCGAGGGCTCTTGCCGCAGATCCCCCGATAATACTGATGGATGAGCCCTTCGGAGCGGTGGATCCATTAACTAGGGTGAGGCTCCAGGACGAGTTTGCCAGAATTCAGGAGGAACTTCACAAGACGATCGTCTTCGTGACTCACGATATAGACGAGGCGATAAGACTGGCAGATAAAATAGCCGTTATGAAAGGGGGAAGGATTCTACAGTTCGATACTCCCGAAGAGATTCTCGCAAGGCCGGTAGAGAAGTTCGTGCATGATTTTATGGGCTCCGACAGGGCTCTGAAGAGGCTCTCGAGAATTCCCGTTCTTGAGTATATAGAGAAAAGCGAAACGATAGACGTTAACGGCGGCTGGGAGCAGCTGGGTGTCACAAAAGAGGAATTCGTCTGGGCACTGGACGAGAAGAAGAAACTCATCGGATGGGTAGATGTTTCTCATTCCAGCAGGGAGCTTCCTCTCAGAGAAGCTCTGACTGAGATGCTGGAGGAAGAGATTTTGAGCCCCGACAGCTCAGTAAAAGAGGCGCTTTCTAGAATGCTTGAAAGCGGAACTATGGCTCTGCCGGTCGTTGAGAGATCTGGCCGTTTTCTTGGCCAGATAAGTTTATCCAGAATTCAGGAGTTGACCAAGAGTGACAGAGAAGAAGAGTAG
- a CDS encoding ABC transporter permease has protein sequence MTRVMTLISRRRDMMAILGMAIMLLSLVIPGFLSVKETRISEALPVALGSFSSAGLSLLVVASFAVLFLSYAGFSFFMGLLGGIAPVLGFFLAGRHAASIASDVGPFARVSPSTGLWVLLLAGYVVVFAARRRLKDKKVLSALLVLIPIASFLMVLGSGHLEELAIMKEYANRSNRFLEETIRHLVIAGGAVLAGVLIGVPLGVVANRSPKIERPVFAVVNFIQTIPSIALFGLLIAPLSYLSHSLPFLREMGITGVGWAPAMIALVLYSLLPIVRNTYSSLKVIPTDTVEAARAMGMSRIQVLGKVEIPISLPVVLAGVRTAAVQAVGNTTMAALIGAGGLGVFVFQGLGQAAMDLVLLGALPIVALALIVDSLMQLLIAILTPRGLVSEGADD, from the coding sequence TTGACTAGAGTTATGACGCTGATTTCCAGACGAAGAGATATGATGGCCATTCTAGGAATGGCCATCATGTTGTTGTCTCTCGTGATTCCTGGATTCCTTTCAGTTAAGGAGACAAGAATCTCGGAGGCTTTACCTGTAGCTTTAGGCAGCTTTTCGAGTGCGGGCCTCTCTCTTCTGGTAGTGGCCTCATTTGCTGTCCTGTTTCTGTCCTACGCAGGATTCAGCTTCTTCATGGGCCTTTTGGGAGGGATTGCCCCCGTCTTAGGCTTTTTTCTGGCCGGAAGACATGCCGCCTCTATAGCTTCAGATGTAGGCCCCTTTGCAAGGGTCTCCCCTTCTACCGGTTTGTGGGTTCTTCTTTTGGCAGGCTATGTAGTTGTCTTCGCCGCCAGAAGAAGGCTTAAAGATAAAAAGGTTCTCTCCGCGCTTCTTGTATTGATTCCTATTGCCTCGTTTCTCATGGTGCTTGGCTCCGGCCATCTCGAGGAGCTCGCGATCATGAAGGAGTACGCAAACAGGAGCAACAGATTTCTTGAAGAGACTATCAGGCATCTCGTAATTGCAGGGGGAGCAGTTCTCGCTGGAGTGCTCATCGGAGTGCCGCTCGGGGTTGTTGCCAACAGGTCTCCAAAGATCGAAAGACCCGTGTTTGCTGTCGTGAACTTTATACAGACGATCCCAAGTATAGCTCTGTTCGGCTTGCTAATAGCTCCGCTATCCTACCTTTCACACAGTCTGCCATTTCTGAGAGAGATGGGAATAACTGGTGTGGGTTGGGCTCCGGCCATGATAGCTCTTGTCCTGTATTCGCTTCTCCCCATAGTCAGAAACACCTATTCAAGCCTGAAGGTTATTCCCACAGATACCGTGGAGGCTGCCAGGGCGATGGGAATGAGCAGAATTCAGGTTCTCGGAAAGGTCGAGATTCCGATTTCGCTGCCGGTTGTCCTTGCTGGCGTGAGAACGGCGGCCGTTCAGGCGGTGGGCAATACTACGATGGCCGCTCTCATTGGAGCAGGGGGCCTTGGTGTTTTCGTCTTTCAAGGGCTTGGTCAGGCAGCAATGGATCTAGTACTGCTAGGGGCGTTGCCTATCGTGGCTCTCGCGCTGATAGTCGATTCTCTTATGCAGTTGCTGATAGCTATTCTGACGCCCAGAGGGCTTGTTTCGGAGGGAGCCGATGATTAG
- the osmF gene encoding glycine betaine ABC transporter substrate-binding protein OsmF encodes MKRIMLIALLLITAVGLALKGPITVASKIDTEGALLGQMIVIVLEKNGFEVNDKTEFGTTSVIRKAIIAGEIDIYPEYTGNGGFFFDNTDPTVWKNAKSGYETVKALDLERNGLVWLTPAPANNTWALAIRKDLSDSEGIKTLEDLASYLNRGGFIKLAASEEFLTRPDAMPAFQEAYGFELSNDQLLAFSGGNTAQTIRAAAQNIDGVNLAMAYGTDGALSALRLVVLEDTKGVQPVYEPAPIVRKEIHEAYPEIEELLRPVFEALDLETLQMLNASIAIEGLDAGDVAEQFLISKSLID; translated from the coding sequence ATGAAGAGAATTATGCTAATAGCGCTATTATTGATAACTGCAGTTGGTTTAGCACTGAAGGGGCCGATTACGGTGGCGTCGAAGATAGATACTGAAGGAGCGCTGCTCGGTCAGATGATTGTCATCGTTCTGGAAAAGAACGGTTTCGAGGTAAATGACAAGACAGAATTCGGTACGACAAGTGTCATCAGAAAGGCGATCATCGCCGGTGAGATCGATATCTACCCCGAGTACACCGGAAACGGAGGCTTCTTCTTTGATAACACAGATCCCACGGTATGGAAGAACGCGAAGTCGGGATATGAGACAGTGAAGGCCCTGGATCTGGAAAGGAACGGTCTCGTCTGGCTTACTCCCGCTCCTGCGAACAATACCTGGGCTCTGGCGATCAGAAAGGATCTTTCCGACAGTGAGGGAATAAAGACCCTCGAAGACCTTGCGTCTTACCTGAATCGCGGCGGCTTCATTAAGCTGGCCGCTTCCGAAGAGTTCCTGACGAGGCCCGACGCGATGCCCGCCTTCCAGGAGGCATATGGTTTTGAGCTTTCAAACGATCAGCTTCTTGCCTTCTCCGGCGGAAACACCGCTCAGACGATCAGAGCCGCCGCACAGAACATAGACGGGGTCAATCTCGCTATGGCATACGGTACGGACGGCGCACTCTCGGCTCTCAGACTGGTTGTTCTTGAAGACACCAAAGGCGTACAGCCCGTTTATGAACCCGCTCCGATCGTCAGAAAGGAGATACATGAAGCCTATCCGGAAATCGAGGAGCTCCTAAGACCAGTTTTCGAGGCTCTAGATCTCGAGACGCTACAGATGCTAAATGCTTCGATAGCGATAGAAGGTTTAGATGCTGGGGATGTCGCCGAACAGTTTCTTATATCGAAATCTCTGATTGACTAG
- a CDS encoding mercuric reductase: MKDGRRKFDAIVIGSGQGGTPLSLSLAEAGWKVALIERKAVGGTCINEGCTPTKTMIASARIAHLVRRAGDFGVHAGEFSLDLERVVQRKKQVVESFREGSKKRILDSPNLSLIEGSARFVRERQLEVTLLNGRTEFLEADTIVINTGTRPARPEIKGRDNVVAHDSTSIMELHELPEHLIIVGGGYVGLEFGQMFRRFGSKVTIIQRDKQLLSREDEDIAGMILEIMRDEGIEVLLDTEPLEVDSVGGNKISLTLQSSEKEMTVAGSHLLLAVGRLPNTPDLNLEKNGIEIDERGFIRVNSKLETTSKGVYAIGDVKGGPAFTHISYDDFRILKQNLLNGGNSTIEERFVPYVVFIDPQLGRIGLSEKEASSQGRDFRVAKLPFDRVARAIETDETRGMMKALVDSKTDQIIGAAILGVEGGEIMSAIQIAMMGGLPYTSLREGVFAHPTLVESLNNLFMTLDS, translated from the coding sequence ATGAAGGATGGCAGAAGAAAATTCGATGCAATAGTAATTGGTTCCGGTCAGGGCGGCACTCCTCTGTCGCTATCGCTTGCAGAGGCAGGATGGAAGGTAGCCCTTATCGAGAGAAAGGCAGTTGGAGGTACGTGCATTAACGAAGGATGTACCCCGACAAAGACCATGATAGCCAGTGCAAGAATAGCGCATCTGGTTAGGCGCGCAGGAGATTTCGGAGTTCATGCCGGGGAGTTCTCGCTTGATCTGGAAAGAGTTGTCCAACGAAAAAAGCAGGTTGTCGAGAGCTTCAGAGAAGGTAGCAAGAAAAGGATCCTCGATTCTCCAAACCTTTCATTGATAGAGGGCAGCGCACGTTTCGTCAGGGAAAGACAGCTCGAAGTCACGCTTCTGAACGGAAGGACGGAGTTCCTTGAAGCAGATACTATTGTGATAAACACCGGAACGAGACCGGCAAGGCCTGAGATAAAGGGTCGGGATAATGTGGTAGCACATGACTCGACGTCGATAATGGAACTGCACGAGCTTCCAGAACACCTGATAATAGTTGGTGGCGGCTATGTGGGTCTGGAGTTCGGGCAGATGTTCAGGCGCTTTGGAAGCAAGGTCACTATTATTCAGAGGGATAAGCAGCTGCTCTCTCGTGAAGACGAGGATATTGCCGGTATGATTTTGGAAATCATGAGGGACGAAGGTATTGAGGTCCTTTTAGATACCGAACCGCTTGAAGTCGACAGCGTAGGAGGTAACAAAATCAGCCTTACACTGCAATCTTCTGAGAAGGAGATGACGGTGGCCGGGAGCCACCTCTTGCTTGCAGTCGGCAGGTTGCCCAACACTCCTGACTTGAATCTCGAAAAGAACGGGATTGAGATCGACGAGAGAGGCTTCATAAGGGTTAACAGTAAACTGGAGACCACTTCGAAGGGCGTGTACGCGATAGGCGATGTCAAAGGCGGACCGGCCTTCACGCACATTTCCTACGACGACTTCAGGATATTGAAGCAGAATCTCTTGAACGGAGGAAACTCGACGATTGAAGAGAGGTTTGTACCGTATGTCGTATTCATAGATCCCCAGCTTGGGAGAATCGGCCTCTCCGAGAAAGAAGCTTCGAGTCAGGGACGTGACTTTCGCGTGGCAAAGCTGCCTTTTGATAGGGTGGCGCGGGCAATCGAAACGGATGAGACCAGGGGAATGATGAAGGCGCTTGTCGATTCCAAAACAGATCAGATAATTGGAGCCGCGATTCTGGGAGTGGAGGGCGGCGAGATTATGTCTGCAATTCAGATAGCAATGATGGGCGGTCTTCCTTACACTTCGCTGAGAGAAGGGGTTTTCGCACACCCGACGCTAGTGGAATCACTGAACAATCTTTTCATGACGCTGGATAGCTGA